The genomic stretch GTgtcaattacattcaggattcaactacacctttcagatatactccatgtcaacattcattctgacatcctcccaacgatggcatctataagcccatcccagacatttatcgcaaatacaacatatacaaatactatcagatatagcctagcgtacggttcatcctgattcatctcaacacatgactccttcaactcagatacgatctagcgtacgatccattctgaccttcaataactcaaagacagtctaatgtacgaccaagttagaccttcaaatcttcaaataccactcaaatacagtctaatgtacgaccaagttagaccttcaagtcagattctgcaaatacagtctaatgtacgaccaagttagaccttcaagtcagattctgcaaatacagtctaatgtacgaccaagttaaaccttcaagtcagattttgcaaatacagtctaatgtacgaccaagttagacctttctctcctcaggtgctaccttcggacaggtacattcctgaatggtagtctggtatacggctactcccttgctcaggtgctaccttcggacaggtacattcctgaatggtagtctggtatacggctactcccttgctcaggtgctaccttcggacaggtacattcctgaatggtagtctggtatacggctactccccttgctcaggtgctaccttcggacaggtacattcctgaatggtagtctggtatacggctactcccttgctcaggtgctaccttcggacaggtacattcctgaatggtagtctggtatacggctactcccttgctcaggtgctaccttcggacaggtacattcctgaatggtagtctggtatacggctactcccttgctcaggtgctaccttcggacaggtacattcctgaatggtagtccggtatacggctactccccttgctcaggtgctaccttcggacaggtacattcctgaatggtagtctggtatacggctactcccttgctcaggtgctaccttcggacaggtacattcctgaatggtagtctggtatacggctactcccttgctcaggtgctaccttcggacaggtacattcctgaatggtagtctggtatacggctactcccttgctcaggtgctaccttcggacaggtacattcctgaatggtagtccggtatacggctactccccttgctcaggtgctaccttcggacaggtacattcctgaatggtagtctggtatacggctactcccttgctcaggtgctaccttcggacaggtacattcctgaatggtagtctggtatacggctacttcccttgctcaggtgctaccttcggacaggtacattcctgaatggtagtccggtatacggctactccccttgctcaggtgctaccttcggacaggtacattcctgaatggtagtccggtatacggctactccccttgctcaggtgctaccttcggacaggtacattcctgaatggtagtctggtatacggctaccccctttactcagatgctaccttcggacaggtacatttctgaatggtagtctggtatacgactactccctcttcaagcagattcagcctaacggacggctcattctgcaattcagaaccgatctagcgtacgatccgttctgatctttcatccccatcaaagtcatccgcctaacgagCAGCTCACTCTGATACCCAGATAtggtccagtgtatgatccattctgatcccttatccccagcagcatgtagcatactctgactccccagcgaagtcaacagcatgatggatgattcactatacggtctagcgtatgacccggtatgacgtccatgtcttcagacattgtctaacgtacgacacaatctggaaatctcctcatcaaactacctggatggcatctttaagcccatctccaccaagactaattggcaagtgcaaatttttggggcattctagtgttcaataatctttcacctccagaccacgaacggtacacaccattctaactctctcggttcaagaatattgaacaggggcagctgtcataccccaaaatttgcccattaatatttcaagacatttttcaaggcattccgaatcatttttatgacactgatctcaaaggaacgaaaGCCCAACTCGCGAACGGCCCgatccagaaaatggcccaaactggcctgttcgctacacgctcgcctagcgaacgttacgttcgctacacgctcgcctagcgaagcaaacgttcgctaccagctcgcctagcgaagctgacagacaacaaaaaatttcgggcttcattctgagcccactaggtcatgaaaaagagcattataaatactAGGGGTGTTCACGGTCCGGTTTGGATCGGTTTTGAGACAAAATATCATCCGATCCAAAATATATAAAGCATACGGTTTGGTTCGGTTTTTGGATGACAACAAGAAAAATCCAATCCAATCCAATCCAATTTATACGGTTTACTTCGGTTCGGTTGAATCGGTTTTATTCGGTTTTTAAATCAACACTGTGAAATTTAAAACGAATATATTTCAATACCAGTTACAATTATGCCTCCAACGTCTACTAAGACAATATCTAATTTTCATATTATATGGCTATTTGATGTCATTGTTGCAAAGATTCATTATAATATATGGACAATATCTATCCCAACGAAATAGACATTGTTgtaataaatattttatatgGAGACCTGCTTACTTAGTGCTTATAGGGAGACTTgtaatataaattaaatatatgaCAAATATATATGACAGTAACATACCAAAGCTGCATTAAAGTGAATATAATAATAAAACTTCAAGAAAAATATCAATGACAGCATAATTGATAGTTTCAAAATCACAGCCTGCAACATTGATAGACAAATCTAAAATTTTCTAATTATCCTGAAATTGCTCCAGCTTCACAATAATTATCCTGCAATTGCTCCAGCTTCACAATCTACCCAATTCTTTCAGATATCAAAAGCTAATCAGAGTCTATATCAGATACACCTTCATTCAATTGTGGGATTGGAGCAAGTTCTACAAAAATAAAGATAAATATTACTCAATATAAAAGATAAACAATGCTCAACAAAAAATAATATAAGTTATAAGTAAATTACCTAATTCCAGATTTTCTAACTCATCCACAAGCTCTTCAATATCCACCGACACCGGGGAAGATTTACACCAATTTTGTGTACAAATTAAAGCTTCAACTGTTTTTGGCGTAAGAGAACTTCTATAGCAAGTAAGCACTCTACCTCCGGTAGAGAAGGCAGACTCTGAAGCTACAGTAGATACAGGAATGGCCAATATATCTCTAGCCATTTGACCAAGAATAGGATACTTGTTGGAATTCACCTTCCACCAATTCAAGATATCAAAACCAGGACCTTTCTTCTCCAAATTCTCCATGAGATACAAATCCAATTCATTTTTCTGCATGCTCTCATTAAGATTCATGTCCATCTCAACCTCTAAAGCAAATGCATCCTCTGGTGCTTTAAGTTCTACCAACTCTACTTCTTGAGTGGAATGTGTAACATTTTCAGTTTGACCGTTACCAAGGAAAAGCCTATAACTCtcaaatattttatttaatgtcTCCTCCGTTTTTTTATACAAAGATACAGCAACATCATTTGGATATGCCCTGTTCAATCCCCACCTAACAAACTGCATCTTATGTCGAGGATCAAGCACAACAGCAACAAAGATCAACATATTCATTTTTTCAACCTTACCCCAATATTTATCATACTTAACTTTCATATTTTCAGCCATAATTCCAAGCAAGTTGTCTGAACTTTTTAATTCTATCCACCCGTTCAAGGTAGTCAATATCTTAATATGCTCATTAAAATATTGAGAAGAGGTCACAAAAGTACTACCTGAAACCTTCTTTGTgatatcaaaaaatattttcaaaaaattaACAAAGCATTTTGCATTATCCCAATCCTCTTTATTAGGAATACCATCTTTCATCAGCACAAAATCAGCACACTTCTCACTCAATCTCTTAAATGCCTTTTGAAACTTCAATGCACTTTCAAGCATAATATATGTGGAATTCCACCTAGTGGAAACATCCAACTGAACAATTGATTTTTCTTGTAACCTAACTTCCTTAATGCAAGTTTTAAACCTATCCATACGACCCGGAGATGCACGAACATATCTAACAGCATTCCTAATCTTACTAATTGAAGAATGATAGTCTTCCAGCCCATCTTGGACCACAAGATTCAGAATATGTGCACAACAGCGAACATGCATATGTCCCCCTTTCAATGGATGAGAATTCCAATCGTTAATTGTATTTTTCAAGTAAGTTATAGCAACATCGTTAGAACTAGCATTATCAACCGTAATGGTGAAAACATTACCTATTAGCCATTCCTCCAaacatttttcaatttttttgcCGATGGTTACTCCGTTGTGATTCACAATTGGACAAAAATTCAGAATCCTTTTATGGATTTTCCAATCATGATCAATGAAATGTGCAGTGAGACAAAGATAACTCAAATTTTGAACAGATGTCCAACAATCAGTTGTAAGACAGACACATTGATTTGATTTATTTAGCACACTTTTTAACTTATGTTTCTCACTCGTGTACAAATCCCAACAATCTCTAGCAATTGTAATCCTTTTAGGAATTGAGAGTTTAGGTTGCACAACACTCATAAAATGAAGAAACCCCTCTCCCTCAACAAACTTAAAAGGCAACTCATCAACAATAATCATCCTAGCTAAAGCTTTCCTACATGCCTCGGCATCAAAATGAACACCAGTGAAAACACTACCAGATCCATTCCCATCTTCTTTTTTCAATTGTTGAAGAACAAGAGTCTGTTGAGTGGGATCAAGAGACTCTTTTGGAAACTTCTTACACTGATGCAGCAAATGGTGTTTTAAATTACTAGTGCCATTTCTTTGTGAATCAGCAGCATATGTTACATCACACCAATTACACTTAGCTCTTGATCCTATTTTTGTAAAATGTTCCCAAGTCCAAGATCTAGATTTAATAGGTTTTCTGTTACCTGAATCTCCAGCTATAACATTAGAATCATTGGAAGCTTCTCCAACCTTTCTTTTCTTGTTAGCATTTTCTTCATCATTGTTTGTTTCACTACTTTGTACCGATGGAGGTGGAGCTTCAGTTGTTTCAGCCTATAAAATAGGAAACACAATATTACACCATTGTAACATTAACCAACATTTTCAAAGGTAAAATAATCCActtaaaattaatttttgataCCTGAATAACGTTGTTGACAATATCAGATTGAGTTACAGGATCAGTTTGGCTCATTCCTGTAAAAATAGatcaaacttaaaattagaacAAAGTATAAACAGCTAGTTGTAAAAAAAGCTAATAAGAATATATTATGAAAAAGTTATGAAACAAAATATGAAAAACTAACAAAGAATAGACCTTGAAGAAATTATgaaaaactaaataaaatttgtTACTGTTATAACCAACATGAAACGATTTCACATCagaaaactaatgaaaataaTTTTTAGTAAACTAGTGTTATAAAATTTAGAACATAAGTAAGTTAATTTTAAATAAGATTTCAACAACACAAATTAGAACAACTTTACAAAAGGATAAAAATTAGTACAACTTTAGAAAATCTGATCGAACAAAAGTATAAAGTACAAAAAAGACAAAATCAAAAAAATTAAGAAACTTGCTTACTGATAGTATAATTCAGAAAACTAATTGAGATGAATGTTGATTTAgactttttttttcttttgatgaAAAGTGATTGAAATTGAAAGAGGAGATACAGACCTTAAATAGAGAactgaagaagaagaaaggcCATGATTCAACTTTAACGTTGAGCCGAAATTGAATTTCTTGCGGTTATAATAACAATGAATAGCATTCATTGTATTTAATTTTGCGTATAATTCAAAATCTGAATAGGGAAACTACAGAAGTGATTGAGATTCTCTAGAGAAATTAGTGGTGGCTAACATAATTAATTTAATAGGATGAGTAAATGGAAGTAATACCGGTTCGGTTTGGACCGGTTCGGTTTTCATGAAGCCAACCGTAAACCGAACCGAACCGATCGGTTATGCAACATGGTGATCCAAATACATCCAAAAAAAATCGGTTTTTTTGGATTTCGGTTTTTTCGGTTCggtttttggttttttttttggATTGGATTGGATCTGAACACCCCTaataaataccagcacttcagtaatgaaaggggggacgaaaaacagaggaagacggacagaaaccctggcacggaaaccctggaggctactttagagagttccgagtgaagaaaccctgaaggccacttccccgccccgaagctaccgccgcccaactcaatccggctcgccaattcaaggttgcaattcgattgcaaacaggtttgcattactattatcgtgttatttccgtaatttgcatgtgataccgctttatgttcttaacttgcatgtgataatataattgaattcataaacatatttgaggttttgcatgtgaatttaagtgtgcctggatattgtgaatgctgaaccatataattatgtgttggatgccataagccatgccgcaggttgaagtcatactgttctgaaattcaaaacccgcagccgctcgctagcacatcgctaagcgagcacgcagcgagtgttcgctagaccttcgctaggcgaagcagaggcgaacaagggcagccgccaatattttgtttgttatgtcttatgcgtatctggtcgattctatgttaattatacactgttttcttgctgctgtttttcttttacggtgtaatcctcgattgcacccggatttggtatgctaacccgtctgttgaattttgcaaaggttcatatgtcccagaaaaaagatcgccgtttaggtcttccactttattagtgggatacccttgtggaggctcaccctaaattgcttaattaattttaatgtgttaattttaataattaattttaataattaattttaatgtattatttttaatgtattgattttaatgtggagattcatcataatcacctaattaactttaaaatgcggcctttaaatatgtgatcttggacctctcttttgccttatgatattacggtataacggtcatgtcccgcgaatgtagggatacacttagcaacgacccttcggttaaatcatcataaaataaatcatggtccctcggatgttgccttcgaaaatacgattttgtccctcgatgacccttcggtgtagcctacggttaaatgatgatcgtcccttcgaatgctaaggtatccttacaactgttgccttcaatgacctatcgatgaccctacgatgacccttaaacatccaaaggataaaactacttacttctcaatagtaaggacagttttaccctcataaggataggaaacgttcataacgaccttaggaaggtataactctcaattactggatcataacctaaaatattttcaacacctcacacctttcaaaatctcttttggaaaatcaccacttggtatacattcatactagaatcattaccgagttatattttcaaacaactttcaaaactaaacgagataaccactttgtatacattcatacgagaatcattacaaagttaaactctcttttcaaaacattttctaagccgttcacaagcactttttcagacaaaaatataagtgatccagtaattaagagcccacggataaccatggatacaaagggtgctaacaccttccctttgtataatgtacctcccgaacccaaaatctattgaggtctttcctgttcttttccacctttccttattggataaaagaaaagtcggtggcgactcttgctatccgcgacattgcgataaaaagcaaaacaccccaagtcggttcaccgtatgacacatagggaaagtcctagaaaactaagtccatttgtccatttctttgcattttggtccacaacaaaaca from Lathyrus oleraceus cultivar Zhongwan6 chromosome 7, CAAS_Psat_ZW6_1.0, whole genome shotgun sequence encodes the following:
- the LOC127102819 gene encoding zinc finger BED domain-containing protein RICESLEEPER 2-like — translated: MNAIHCYYNRKKFNFGSTLKLNHGLSSSSVLYLRFSKVFSDVKSFHVGYNRMSQTDPVTQSDIVNNVIQAETTEAPPPSVQSSETNNDEENANKKRKVGEASNDSNVIAGDSGNRKPIKSRSWTWEHFTKIGSRAKCNWCDVTYAADSQRNGTSNLKHHLLHQCKKFPKESLDPTQQTLVLQQLKKEDGNGSGSVFTGVHFDAEACRKALARMIIVDELPFKFVEGEGFLHFMSVVQPKLSIPKRITIARDCWDLYTSEKHKLKSVLNKSNQCVCLTTDCWTSVQNLSYLCLTAHFIDHDWKIHKRILNFCPIVNHNGVTIGKKIEKCLEEWLIGNVFTITVDNASSNDVAITYLKNTINDWNSHPLKGGHMHVRCCAHILNLVVQDGLEDYHSSISKIRNAVRYVRASPGRMDRFKTCIKEVRLQEKSIVQLDVSTRWNSTYIMLESALKFQKAFKRLSEKCADFVLMKDGIPNKEDWDNAKCFVNFLKIFFDITKKVSGSTFVTSSQYFNEHIKILTTLNGWIELKSSDNLLGIMAENMKVKYDKYWGKVEKMNMLIFVAVVLDPRHKMQFVRWGLNRAYPNDVAVSLYKKTEETLNKIFESYRLFLGNGQTENVTHSTQEVELVELKAPEDAFALEVEMDMNLNESMQKNELDLYLMENLEKKGPGFDILNWWKVNSNKYPILGQMARDILAIPVSTVASESAFSTGGRVLTCYRSSLTPKTVEALICTQNWCKSSPVSVDIEELVDELENLELELAPIPQLNEGVSDIDSD